From the Pyrenophora tritici-repentis strain M4 chromosome 5, whole genome shotgun sequence genome, the window CATGAAATCTTCCAGCTGCTTCTGCAGCACAGGCTCCCATTTCGCGGGGTCTTCCAGGTCAGAGTACTCCAGCACATTTTTGTTGAGCGTGTAGGCGCCTTGGCGGGAGCGGATAAGCGAGGACATGAGGCCGAGTGAGGAACAGGCGAGGCCCAGGTCGTGGCAGAGGGAGCGCACGTAGAAACCGGATGTTACTGTCATGCGGAGGCGGGCGGCGGGGGGTTGGGGATGTGGTTCGGATTCAGCTGGGGGAGGGGCAGGGTCGGTGGGTTCGGTTGAAGTAGGAACGGGGTCTACGGGTTCGGTTGTCGAGTCGTTGGGAGGTTCCGAAGTTTCTTCCTCTGCTGTTTCGACGGGGATTTCTTCTGATGGCAAGGCGCCAGACATGGCAGGCTCAGTGTCTGATTTTGGCATCTTGGGCTGTTTCCCAGCACCTTCGACGCTGTCGCTCTCTGGTGACCGCTCTCGCTTCCGTCCTTTTCTCGCCGTGGTATCAGCGTATTTCTTGGCGTCTTCTGCTCTTATACCCATGAGTTTCTTCGCGCCCTCCATCTCCTCGCCTCCCACCTCTTCCTTGGGCCACGCAAACTCGTGACTTCCAGGCTCCAACCACTCCACCAGCTCCAGCTCTTCCACCTCGACTGGCCGCGCAGCTACCTCTGGGATATCGCCACCTGCTCTCGCGTACTCGTACATTTTCTTCCCGTCCACCTTGAGTGCGGAAAAGACGCTTGGTTTCTGTAGGATCTTGCCGCGGAACTGCGCCAGTCTCTCCTCTACCAACTCTTTCGTGACATGCTCGTAGGGTGCTTTGCTGACTACTTTGCCCACGGCGTCGTAGCTGTCTGTCGCCGCGCCGAATAGGACAACGCATTCGTATGTTTTTGTGCATTCGAGGAAGCGTTGTAAGCACTTTGTACCCTTGCCCATTCCGACTATCAGGACACCAGTAGCCATTGGATCGAGAGTGCCGCCATGGCCGAGCTTCACTTTCAGATTGTTGATGTGCTTTTGCTTTGCTTGACTAAGTATTAGACTGCGTTTTTGCGACTCCAGCCATGGTGCAAAGAGCGAGGAGCGGGAGAAGTGTTCTTGAAGGTCGCGCAGGACGCCGGCAGATGAGGCCCATTGCGGCTTGTTGATGGCGAAGATTCCCTCGAGCACCTTTGGATTCGACTTTGTGGAAGTAGCCATCGTTGCGCGTTTAATTGTAGTCAGCGCAAAGGACATTAGTGGGCGTTCGACATGTGGAAAGCACAAGTGAAGGCAGACAATTCGGAGCTTGCGCAAGCTTTACTTCATTTCCGAAGCTCCACTGACAGTGTGGGTATGTAAGCACCTATAGGCGTGtttggcgactacagtggccgTCATACAGTggtatgtcaagtatttcatgacACCCTGGTGGCTCTGTTCCGAAAATCTGCGCCAAGCCGGAAGCTGTGCTAGCTAGCGGGCGATCATCTCACATGTTTCCACGGCTCAAGTGGATCTCAACCTTGGTTGTCAACttaataataataataatcTCTGTACCAGAGTTCACCTTTATGAGTGCTGGTCAACTTTGCATGGTACTTTTGCCTGGAGATTGGAGAGGATAAATTTCGTGCAGTGCGCTCCTTCTCTGTTTCTCCCCTGCGctccctctccctctctGTTTTCTCCCCAGTCAGTCTAAACCTTCTACAACTGCTCGCCCATACGCCTCTGCAAAACCGACTTGCACCCTACCGACGCCATGGCAGAGGTCAACAAGGACCTCCAGAATCTGGCGAAGTCCTCCACAGAGGATTTTTACGAGCTCCTCGGCGTACCCTTTGACGCCAATGAAGCCACCATCAAGAAAGCATATCGCAAAGTTTCCATACGCTATCACCCCGACAAGAACCCCGACAACAAAGATGCCGCCGACCGCTTCATCTACCTGGGCTGGGCCCGCGACATCCTCATCGACGAAACCCTAAAAGGCGAATACGATCGCGCGCGCGCACGGCGGCGAGAAAAGGCGTTGAAAGATGACCTCCTCGACAGCCGACGCCGCGCAATGAAGGAAGACCTAGAACGCCGCGAACACGAAGCAGAACGCGCGCGTCAAAACCTCAAGCGTAAGGGCGGCGTAGAAGTCTACACCGAAGCCGAGCGCCGCGAACTAGAAAAGCTAGGCGAAGCCGAGTGCGAACGCATGGCTGAGAACAACAAGCGCCGCCGCCGCGAACTCACGGAGCGCAGGGAAAAACAGCGCAAAGAATATGAAGAAGCATCTTTCGTCGCCGCACCCCCGAAACCAGGCCAAACCTCTGAAATCTCCCGCTCAGTAAAACTCGTCTTCACTCGCTCCCCCACCTCCCCGCCCACCCTCGCATGGGACGCATCTACCATCGAAACCATGTTCTCCAAATACGGAAAAGTCCAACACGTTATCGCGGGCAAAGACAAGAAGGTGCGGATTCCGGGCGAGAAACACAGGATACATGTTGTTAGTTTCTTCGTCGTTTATACGAGGTTGGATCATGCGTATGAGGCTGTGTTGGAGGCGAAGACGGATTTCCCCGGCCTGGATGGTGTTAGCTGGGCGGCTGGTGAGCCGGATTGCTTGAAAGCGCCACGCGACATGGGCGGTAACAAGGGCTTCGGCGGTGGTGCAACGCCATTGGACACGCCTAGTCCTGAGGAGGTTACGAtaatgaggctgaagcaggcggagaagaagaggttAGAGGAGCAGATACGGAGGCCGGAGGCTGCTAAGGAATCCTCCAGGGCGCCAGCCGGTGTTGGCAGCAATGACTCCGGTGGAACACCATTGCGACCATTAGGAAAGCCCCAGTATACCTTTGAGGGTACGATGGCGAGGGTGAGGCAGGCGGCGTTGGAGCAGGAGAGGGCGAAGAGGTTGAAGGAGCAGATACGGAGGCAGGAGGCGGGTGAGGAACCGGCGGATGAGGAACAGGCGCCTAGCCTCGAGGCAAGACCGCCATCTCGATCTGGACTGCCCATCTGTCCCTCCTTTAAGCCAAAGAAGCCcgtggagaagaagaggttgGAGGAGCAGATACGGAAGCAGGACGCggctgaggatgaggatgcGGTATGATGATGATAGTGATGATTTGTATTCTTCAGCGCTGGGTTTAGCATGATACTCACGCATTGTTTTGGTATCGTACATAGGTATtatgaaatacttgacagtgtgcGTAAACACCTAATATGCGTGTCTGGTGAGTACAGTGACCTTTTTCTACTGGTATGTCTAGTATTTCATGACCAGGGTGATAACATAATTCAATTGCTATCACTCCACACACTACAAGACACGTAAGATGTATTCTCACAAACGTCCACGTCTAAACCCATGGCTACAACCTTTGTTTAACCCCCCACTCCCCGCCTACTACGAACTCCACTCCTTAAACGCCTTCTGCTTCTGTCTACTGTTCCAATTCAGCGTGCGACTAATACTATCAATCCAATCCGTCCTCGTCTTATTCAGTGGGAGCACACTCGGAAACGGGAATCGACTAGCACTAATCGTCACATAGTCACCTGGTTTAAGCTCGACGCGTTCTCTGCCGTCGAAACTAGCCCACGAGCTCGTTCGCGCATCATACGGCACACCGCAGCGGAGGACAATAGTGTCGGGGAGGATGATGGGGCGGAACGAGAGCGTGTGTGCGCAGATTGCTGTGACGAGGACGACGGGGTTGTCTGGGTGGCAGAGGGAGCCACCGGCTGCGAGGTTGTATGCTGTGGAGCCTGTGGGGGTGGAGACGCATATTCCGTCTGCTTGGACCGTGGTGAAGTGTTCGTCGTCGCCGAAGAGTTCAATCGACGACATTGTGGGGTTTGGCCCGCGGTCGACGACTACTTCGTTTAGGATGTTGTGGGTTCCGTCGGATATGTGGGTATGGTGGTCGTCGCATTCCTCGCCGATGAGCTCTTCTACTAGATCACGGCCTTTGCCGTCGCGTTTCTGCGTTCGCATGATGGTGGCTTCGAAGCGGAGACGGAGGCTCACGGTGATGCCGTCTGCGAAGGCGGTCGAGAGGGATTGGGGGTAGAGCTCGAAATCGAACTTTGTGAGGAAGCCGAGAGAGCCTAGGGAGAATGCAATTGTTGGTGGAACAATGCGCTGGAAGAGCCATGAGGCGTAAAGGACCGTGCCGTCGCCTCCAAGCTACGCTCATGTTAGTAACTGTATGTGTATGTTTCCTAAAGCGTGTGTATCTTACCGCCAGAATGATATCGAAGGTTTGCGGCCTTTTGGCGCACATCTCATTCGTCCAGAACTTGAGACGACCCTTGAAATCCTCCTTTTCCAACAGTCCTGCCGCATCGAAAATGTCATTATCCTGTAGTGTCTGTTCCACATACACTGTATAATCCTTGCTCTTCGTCAGAAGCCAATCCGTGACTTCGCGCGAGTTCTTAACCAAAGCCTCGTCATGCGCCTTGCCCAAGATGAAGATGTTCTTCACATGTAATTTGAGCCGAATCTGCGACAGTTTCTTGGAAAGCTCTCGTATCCCAAATGCCATGTCTGATAGCTCCTTCTTTGTCAACAACCGTGAGTGTTCCGTCTGCTCGGCGCGCGTCGTCTGTGAGTCCTTGTCCACGCGCCTCTCTTGCGCTAATCCCTCATACGACTGCGAGTGGTCCTTGACTGGAACCCCATCCTGTTTCTCTAGTAATGAGTGAACGATACAGGCGGTTGTACGGCGGCCGTTTTCGGGACGAGATGTCATTTTGCCTGGGATTGGCGCGAGGGAAGCTTTGCGGCGCCGACTGTGGTATCCGCCTTCGAAGACTACCTGAGTTTTCCTCTCAGTATAAGAATACAGGCTCTAGTGGGGTACGTACCTCTAGCGCATCGTCATGGCTGTTTACGCTGGCAATACTCTTGGAGTCTTGGTCACCTGCAAGCTCACTCTCAATAAGGAAGTTAGTCTCAACGCATCGTTATGACGTCTGAGAGGCCTTAGCTACCTCGATCGCTTCTTGCACGCCAGGACTGAGCTGGTCGAAATAACTTGCCGCCATAATTAAGATATGCAAGCAGGAAAGCAATTGAGGGTTCAAAAGCTGTCGCTAGTGTTTTACACTCTTTGTAGCGTGTGGTGCGCAATGTTGTGAGTACAAGAAGTGGCCCACTTTCCGAGGGGCAGGCATTGTCCCGCCTAGTGCCAATCACGTCCGCCAGACTGATGACATCAGCAATGAGCATTCTTACTCAAGCCCTAGTCTATCAATCACGACAGACTTTGCCTTGATAATCTGGCTGACTGGGAAATGACTTAGAGCGGGACTTCGACCGACTCTAGCACTTCTTCGATAACATCTTCAACCGTCACGCCTTCCAGAACGGCTTTCACAGCTTCTAGTGAGCTACCCCATTGCATGCTGCGTTCATTCTCCGGTGCGGCGATAATAATGCGATGGGGGTATATCTTGCGAGCAGCTAGAGCGACCATAGACGGTGAGATGTAACTGAGACCGTGGAGTGGGGCGAGGGCACTGCGAGAGTCAGTGTGGTTCATCCCAAATAGCGCAATACCCACTGTGCCAATGTGTTGAAGTGCCTCGTCGCTAGCGCAGAGATGCCTCCAGCGACTGCTCGATGCAGCCTCATGAAGACGACAATGTTGTGTAGATATGCCCGTACTTCGGAGCTGATCTTGACTTCGGATGTAAGATTGGTCAGGTTCATAAGATCCTATACTGGTCAACTCGTGCAGGCTTTTATTTTACCGGACTTGCATACTTCAGATGAAAACAGCGCTATCTGCGGCTTCTGCTTCCCGGGTACAAACGGCCGGGTGCGTACCACAGAAGACATAGACGCGCCATCGTCCAAAGCCCGCTCCTTCTCTTGCAATTCTTCCATATTAGGTAGTCCATCTTCTGCCTGATGTTTATGCGAGATGAAAAACTGGTCATTCTGTAGCCATGTTAGTATACGAAACTGATATGTTCCTGTTACC encodes:
- a CDS encoding TruB, Pseudouridine synthase, whose translation is MATSTKSNPKVLEGIFAINKPQWASSAGVLRDLQEHFSRSSLFAPWLESQKRSLILSQAKQKHINNLKVKLGHGGTLDPMATGVLIVGMGKGTKCLQRFLECTKTYECVVLFGAATDSYDAVGKVVSKAPYEHVTKELVEERLAQFRGKILQKPSVFSALKVDGKKMYEYARAGGDIPEVAARPVEVEELELVEWLEPGSHEFAWPKEEVGGEEMEGAKKLMGIRAEDAKKYADTTARKGRKRERSPESDSVEGAGKQPKMPKSDTEPAMSGALPSEEIPVETAEEETSEPPNDSTTEPVDPVPTSTEPTDPAPPPAESEPHPQPPAARLRMTVTSGFYVRSLCHDLGLACSSLGLMSSLIRSRQGAYTLNKNVLEYSDLEDPAKWEP
- a CDS encoding sugar kinase codes for the protein MAASYFDQLSPGVQEAIESELAGDQDSKSIASVNSHDDALEVVFEGGYHSRRRKASLAPIPGKMTSRPENGRRTTACIVHSLLEKQDGVPVKDHSQSYEGLAQERRVDKDSQTTRAEQTEHSRLLTKKELSDMAFGIRELSKKLSQIRLKLHVKNIFILGKAHDEALVKNSREVTDWLLTKSKDYTVYVEQTLQDNDIFDAAGLLEKEDFKGRLKFWTNEMCAKRPQTFDIILALGGDGTVLYASWLFQRIVPPTIAFSLGSLGFLTKFDFELYPQSLSTAFADGITVSLRLRFEATIMRTQKRDGKGRDLVEELIGEECDDHHTHISDGTHNILNEVVVDRGPNPTMSSIELFGDDEHFTTVQADGICVSTPTGSTAYNLAAGGSLCHPDNPVVLVTAICAHTLSFRPIILPDTIVLRCGVPYDARTSSWASFDGRERVELKPGDYVTISASRFPFPSVLPLNKTRTDWIDSISRTLNWNSRQKQKAFKEWSSL